From Leptospira ryugenii, a single genomic window includes:
- a CDS encoding shikimate dehydrogenase family protein, which produces MHSKNTKIFGIIGYPLGHTLSPWIHNELFRLSGFDAVYLVWERPDWAQIGLSALRTLSVSGISVTIPYKEWAFQVSTQSCETSQTMKSSNTLLFREDQILAHNTDGEGALRSILETDKHLLDPSDDSSILILGSGGSAKGILYALHNYLRNQRKNDKAIAKKIYIYARNTKASEEMIQSIGHPETIRLIQREELLANPKEFSLVIHTTPVGMKGIDGDPLLPKDFFHHDMALFDIVYNPLETELVHLAKKKNAEIIPGYKMLLYQGIKQFELFSSIVPKQKWIKHIDKILLKQLKLR; this is translated from the coding sequence ATGCATTCGAAAAACACAAAAATATTCGGAATTATCGGATATCCCTTAGGCCATACCCTCTCTCCCTGGATCCATAACGAATTGTTTCGCCTTTCTGGTTTTGATGCTGTGTATTTGGTTTGGGAAAGACCGGATTGGGCTCAGATAGGCCTTTCTGCTTTGAGAACCCTTTCCGTTTCAGGCATTTCAGTGACCATCCCTTACAAAGAGTGGGCCTTCCAAGTGTCCACTCAAAGTTGCGAAACATCGCAAACAATGAAATCTTCCAATACCCTTCTATTTCGTGAAGATCAAATTTTAGCACACAATACCGATGGTGAAGGTGCACTTCGTTCGATTCTGGAGACCGACAAACATCTTTTAGACCCTTCTGATGATTCTTCTATTTTGATCCTCGGAAGTGGTGGATCTGCAAAAGGTATTTTATATGCGCTTCATAATTATCTACGGAATCAGAGAAAAAATGACAAAGCCATTGCAAAAAAAATCTACATCTATGCAAGAAATACAAAAGCCTCTGAAGAAATGATACAGAGCATCGGGCACCCGGAAACCATTCGTTTGATCCAAAGAGAAGAACTATTGGCAAACCCCAAAGAATTTTCCCTTGTGATCCACACAACTCCAGTAGGGATGAAGGGTATAGACGGAGATCCACTCCTTCCGAAAGATTTTTTCCATCATGATATGGCTCTCTTTGACATTGTATATAACCCTCTTGAGACCGAACTTGTGCATTTGGCAAAAAAGAAAAATGCAGAGATCATTCCAGGTTACAAAATGTTACTCTACCAAGGCATCAAACAATTTGAATTATTCAGCTCTATAGTTCCAAAACAAAAGTGGATCAAACACATAGATAAAATTTTACTCAAACAGTTGAAACTGAGATGA
- a CDS encoding Mur ligase family protein, translated as MSLFFHILQTLHNPEKTRKFNVFSDYLLEGFRRELEKHKEKISKHPSYKPIRFSVVGTNGKGSTSHYLSELLFSLQIGEVGLYTSPHLLTPLERISCSGQMISDFAADKITESILELYPQGELPFTYFEFLTLVCLYYFAEKQCKYEVWEAGLGGRLDATKLVQADYVLITQIGLDHCEILGDTIEKIAKEKINICGPNTKRIFSVLDSEEKRSLLDPLAKDLGIPIHWVEGKRRPDYLEQNFHFAKSVLSSLGLNSTQSFPSIPKPKGRMELIRKDPTLVFDPAHNPPAVRCTLSQFRDEYTQRSRILLASLPDKDQAAILEEIKSFGVWEEVVFFEGTGFTQFPNFPHAQSIYHIQSERELGSLFENTDLPTLAIGSFRLYPILTRLFQKDGKM; from the coding sequence ATGAGCCTGTTTTTTCATATCTTACAAACTTTACACAACCCAGAAAAGACTCGAAAGTTCAATGTGTTCTCTGACTATCTTTTGGAAGGATTTAGGAGAGAATTAGAAAAACATAAAGAAAAGATATCAAAACATCCTTCCTACAAGCCGATTCGATTTAGTGTAGTGGGAACCAATGGGAAGGGCAGCACTTCCCATTATCTCAGTGAACTCTTATTTTCTTTACAAATAGGAGAAGTAGGTCTATATACCTCCCCTCATTTGCTCACTCCTCTAGAGCGAATCTCTTGCAGTGGTCAGATGATTTCGGACTTTGCAGCTGATAAAATCACTGAATCTATTTTAGAATTATACCCGCAAGGGGAACTTCCCTTCACCTATTTTGAATTCTTAACTCTCGTATGTTTGTATTACTTTGCAGAAAAACAATGCAAATATGAAGTTTGGGAGGCAGGTCTTGGTGGAAGGTTAGACGCCACCAAACTCGTACAAGCTGATTATGTTCTAATCACACAAATTGGACTAGACCATTGTGAGATTTTAGGAGATACAATTGAAAAGATTGCAAAAGAAAAAATCAACATTTGTGGTCCTAACACCAAAAGAATCTTCTCAGTCTTGGATTCTGAAGAGAAACGGTCGCTACTCGATCCTCTCGCTAAGGACTTGGGCATTCCCATACATTGGGTAGAGGGGAAAAGAAGACCAGATTATCTAGAGCAAAACTTCCACTTTGCAAAGTCAGTCCTTTCCTCTCTCGGACTAAACAGTACCCAAAGTTTTCCCTCCATTCCAAAGCCCAAAGGCCGTATGGAGCTCATACGTAAAGATCCTACTCTCGTATTTGACCCAGCCCACAACCCACCTGCCGTTCGTTGTACCCTCTCACAATTCAGAGACGAGTATACCCAAAGAAGCCGCATTCTCCTTGCAAGCCTCCCAGACAAAGACCAAGCAGCCATCCTCGAGGAAATCAAGTCCTTTGGTGTATGGGAAGAAGTGGTCTTCTTCGAAGGGACTGGCTTTACTCAATTCCCGAATTTCCCACACGCACAGTCCATTTACCACATCCAAAGCGAAAGAGAGCTTGGTTCTCTTTTTGAGAACACGGATTTGCCGACTCTTGCCATAGGTTCGTTTCGTTTGTACCCAATTTTAACAAGATTATTCCAGAAAGATGGCAAAATGTAA
- a CDS encoding TetR/AcrR family transcriptional regulator, with amino-acid sequence MQTPKEHTRKEILAAAREEFIQMGFEKASMRTIAKKAKVSTSNIYNYFENKEHLLVEILNPILGGMEKAFQYISQPNYFEKRLNDSYETWKERFNVALDYVDNNRDDFTLLLLKSQGSSLEEFPEKLLSRLTNLNVEQYRQFKVGHPNFKGEINEFVARNILSFFLNIFVQMIRQNIAKSDMLLYEDSILKFIHFGYKGSIASDLS; translated from the coding sequence ATGCAAACTCCAAAAGAACACACCCGAAAAGAAATCTTGGCCGCCGCCCGTGAAGAATTCATTCAGATGGGATTTGAAAAAGCCTCCATGAGAACGATTGCCAAAAAGGCAAAAGTTTCCACGAGCAATATCTACAATTACTTTGAGAATAAAGAACATTTGCTCGTTGAAATCTTAAATCCTATTTTAGGCGGAATGGAAAAGGCATTCCAATACATCTCTCAACCCAATTACTTTGAAAAAAGATTAAATGATTCTTACGAAACCTGGAAGGAACGATTCAACGTTGCCTTGGACTATGTGGACAACAATAGAGATGACTTCACATTACTCTTGTTAAAATCACAAGGGTCTTCCCTAGAAGAATTTCCCGAAAAATTACTCAGTCGACTTACAAATTTGAATGTGGAGCAATACCGTCAGTTTAAAGTAGGACATCCCAATTTTAAAGGCGAGATCAACGAATTTGTTGCACGAAATATACTATCCTTCTTTCTAAATATTTTTGTTCAGATGATCCGCCAAAATATTGCGAAATCAGACATGCTTTTGTACGAAGATAGTATTTTGAAATTTATCCACTTTGGCTATAAAGGATCGATTGCCTCTGATCTGAGCTGA
- a CDS encoding phosphoribosylanthranilate isomerase, with translation MGTKIKICGIKDVETFSLCRELSVDFVGLNFSPKSPRRIQRTEAEAILRERERTGSPKIVFLFFENEVLEIENLVKTYAPDLVQLIAGDPIDITPVWNTHLQSKTLLPAFRLQSKVGDESLLCPELPFVILDSYKKDLGGGSGHTFPWEYAKEVKRPYLLAGGINPQNVEDAIRFLKPYGIDVASGVETDGKKDASKIKELVNNVRNI, from the coding sequence ATGGGAACCAAAATTAAAATCTGCGGAATCAAGGATGTCGAAACGTTCTCCTTATGTAGAGAGCTATCGGTTGATTTTGTTGGCTTAAATTTTTCTCCCAAATCCCCACGAAGAATCCAAAGAACCGAAGCGGAAGCCATCCTTCGCGAAAGAGAAAGAACAGGATCACCTAAAATTGTATTTTTATTTTTCGAAAATGAAGTCTTGGAAATCGAAAATCTTGTAAAAACTTATGCTCCTGACTTAGTCCAGCTGATCGCTGGAGATCCTATTGATATAACTCCTGTTTGGAATACTCATCTACAAAGCAAAACACTACTACCTGCATTTCGTTTACAGAGCAAAGTGGGAGATGAATCTCTCCTTTGTCCAGAATTGCCTTTTGTGATTCTAGATAGTTATAAAAAGGATTTGGGCGGCGGCTCAGGGCACACCTTTCCTTGGGAGTATGCAAAAGAAGTAAAAAGACCATATCTTTTGGCAGGTGGGATAAATCCTCAAAACGTAGAGGATGCGATTCGGTTTTTAAAACCATATGGCATTGATGTTGCCAGCGGTGTCGAAACAGACGGTAAAAAGGATGCATCTAAAATCAAAGAGCTGGTAAACAATGTCCGAAACATATGA
- the mutS gene encoding DNA mismatch repair protein MutS — protein sequence MSETYEALNTPVMRQFTEIKDSFPDSILFFRMGDFYEMFMEDAKEAALILDITLTKRQNQIPMAGIPYHAAEGYIARLIQAGKKVVVCEQTKSEDPKAKIMSREVVRIISPGTVIEDNLLGSYQNNYLSFLHLEKNHIFLAFADVSTADLLYFYIAKEETEKIKDTIQRFSPREVIYEENTLSFIPEEELKKKISLTPLRPEFLPDKKVGGLEVVVHVLDAYLKYNYRKQEFKFKAPKLIDETDFLGLDEKTIEHLELLENPNNKQHTLFSLLNHCRTATGKRFLRQRILYPSRNPEKLRHHWERILLLSQFKKERIKIAEALEEFIDIERVLTRFRGGKASPRDFRGIEKSIESYLSIKQLLDGVGYGFSSLSNQIEAYRLRLKERLYEGELPVFLGNSPFLKLGYSSEYDKAHEAKEKGKDWIIELEEREKQKSGLSSLKIRYNKILGYFIEISRVQAKEAPAHFLKKQTLVTGERFTTPELEDKERMILEADQIIEGIEKTEFEELVKNTLQLSNEFLGMAEEVASLDYHISLTICKEENGWVQPEIREDGRLLLNEGKHPVVEAFLPIGERFVPNSLDLDPKGEAIAVLTGPNMAGKSTFMRQVALIQILFQMGSFLPAKSASLSLVDRIFTRIGSGDNLTSGESTFFVEMKETAYILNQFTENSLILFDEVGRGTSTYDGLSIAWSILEFLCEKFPKPKVIFATHYHELTELSKENGIFNLFLDTYEKEDKILFLKKVKKGKSKQSFGIYVAKLAGLPESVTNRAKELLTGLESKKKEIRIKREEPSLFPNLNEISNLDEGSQSNMKEIITELKKIDINLIPPMEALRILEELSQRAKQK from the coding sequence ATGTCCGAAACATATGAAGCTCTCAATACACCGGTTATGCGGCAATTCACCGAGATCAAAGATTCCTTCCCTGATTCTATTTTATTTTTTAGAATGGGCGATTTTTATGAAATGTTTATGGAAGATGCAAAAGAAGCTGCACTCATTTTAGACATTACGCTCACCAAACGCCAAAACCAAATCCCAATGGCAGGCATACCGTACCACGCTGCAGAAGGTTACATTGCTCGGTTGATACAGGCAGGCAAAAAGGTAGTCGTTTGCGAACAAACAAAATCAGAAGATCCGAAAGCCAAAATTATGAGCCGTGAAGTTGTACGGATCATAAGCCCAGGTACCGTGATTGAAGATAATCTTTTAGGTAGTTATCAAAATAACTATTTATCTTTCCTTCATTTGGAAAAGAATCATATCTTTCTCGCCTTTGCTGATGTCAGCACCGCTGATCTTCTCTATTTTTATATAGCAAAAGAAGAAACAGAAAAAATCAAAGATACAATCCAAAGGTTTTCGCCAAGAGAGGTCATCTATGAAGAAAATACCCTCTCTTTCATTCCAGAGGAAGAGTTAAAGAAAAAAATATCTTTAACGCCGCTTCGGCCGGAGTTTTTACCAGATAAAAAAGTGGGGGGACTTGAAGTCGTCGTACATGTCTTAGATGCCTATCTAAAGTACAATTACCGAAAACAAGAGTTCAAGTTCAAAGCTCCCAAACTCATAGATGAGACAGATTTTTTAGGTTTAGATGAGAAAACAATCGAACATTTAGAGCTTTTGGAAAACCCAAACAACAAACAACATACTTTGTTTTCTCTCTTAAACCATTGTCGTACAGCCACAGGAAAAAGATTCCTCAGACAAAGAATCCTCTATCCCTCCCGAAACCCTGAAAAACTCCGACATCACTGGGAAAGGATTCTGCTTCTTTCGCAATTCAAAAAAGAACGTATAAAAATCGCAGAAGCCTTAGAAGAATTTATAGATATAGAAAGAGTTCTCACACGCTTCCGAGGAGGCAAAGCAAGCCCACGCGACTTCCGAGGTATAGAAAAAAGTATTGAGTCCTACTTATCCATAAAACAACTATTAGATGGTGTAGGATATGGATTTTCCTCATTATCCAATCAAATAGAAGCCTATCGTTTGCGTTTAAAAGAAAGACTCTATGAAGGCGAATTGCCAGTTTTTTTGGGCAACTCTCCTTTTTTAAAGCTTGGGTATTCAAGTGAGTATGATAAGGCTCACGAAGCGAAGGAAAAGGGAAAGGACTGGATCATAGAGCTAGAAGAGAGAGAAAAACAAAAGTCTGGGCTATCTAGTCTCAAAATTCGCTACAATAAAATTTTAGGTTACTTCATTGAAATCTCTCGGGTCCAAGCAAAAGAAGCACCAGCCCATTTCTTAAAGAAACAAACTTTGGTGACTGGTGAACGATTTACGACTCCTGAACTAGAAGACAAAGAAAGAATGATTTTAGAAGCAGACCAAATCATTGAGGGAATTGAAAAAACTGAATTCGAAGAATTGGTCAAAAACACCTTACAATTGTCAAATGAGTTTCTTGGAATGGCAGAAGAAGTAGCTAGTCTAGATTACCATATCTCTCTAACCATATGTAAAGAGGAAAATGGATGGGTACAACCAGAAATACGAGAGGATGGTCGTCTTCTTTTAAATGAAGGTAAACATCCAGTCGTGGAAGCTTTTTTGCCTATTGGCGAACGTTTTGTACCCAATTCTCTAGATTTAGACCCCAAAGGTGAAGCCATTGCAGTCTTAACGGGACCAAATATGGCTGGTAAGTCTACCTTCATGCGACAGGTGGCATTGATTCAAATATTGTTCCAAATGGGTTCCTTTTTGCCTGCAAAGTCGGCCTCATTGTCCCTTGTAGATAGGATCTTCACTCGAATTGGATCTGGGGACAACCTAACATCCGGTGAGTCTACTTTCTTTGTAGAAATGAAAGAAACGGCTTATATACTAAATCAATTTACTGAAAATAGTTTGATACTATTTGATGAAGTAGGAAGAGGAACTTCAACCTATGATGGTTTATCCATTGCTTGGTCGATCTTAGAATTTTTATGCGAAAAATTTCCGAAACCCAAAGTGATTTTTGCAACTCATTACCATGAATTGACAGAACTTTCCAAAGAGAATGGGATCTTTAATTTGTTTTTAGATACTTACGAAAAAGAAGATAAGATTCTTTTTTTAAAAAAAGTGAAAAAAGGGAAATCCAAACAATCCTTTGGTATCTATGTTGCGAAACTGGCTGGTCTTCCAGAATCAGTTACAAACAGAGCCAAGGAATTATTAACTGGTTTGGAATCAAAGAAAAAAGAGATTAGAATCAAACGAGAAGAACCAAGCTTGTTTCCAAATTTGAATGAGATCTCAAATCTGGACGAAGGATCTCAATCAAACATGAAAGAGATCATCACCGAATTGAAAAAAATTGATATCAATCTGATACCTCCGATGGAAGCATTGCGCATCTTGGAGGAACTCTCACAAAGAGCTAAACAAAAATAA
- the serB gene encoding phosphoserine phosphatase SerB, translating to MPFSLLISSSELPKPRFLEIASAISPATHVHFDFQNVHGQSAIRWEWNGSSNRSELLKLREVAAKQKLDYLEVDNLISPNESSVFCFDMDSTVIQEEVIDELARRHGVFEEVARVTKEAMEGGISFDEALRKRVKLLQGLSRQSFQEVYESLHLNPGMDVLFEELPKHKSKIIILSGGFQPILTLFAKKYPISFFKANELQEENGHFTGEILGEIINKEKKAFYLKEYVESHKIPTTQTVGVGDGANDGLMLRETAIGIGFHAKQGLKDQIKNWIQFSDMRALLFLFSSL from the coding sequence ATGCCCTTTTCTTTGCTTATTTCATCTTCTGAGCTCCCTAAACCTAGATTTTTGGAAATCGCTTCTGCTATCTCTCCTGCCACGCATGTACATTTTGATTTTCAAAACGTACATGGACAAAGTGCAATCCGTTGGGAATGGAATGGCTCAAGCAACAGAAGTGAATTGCTTAAGTTACGGGAAGTAGCCGCAAAACAAAAATTAGATTATCTCGAAGTGGACAATCTGATTAGTCCCAATGAAAGTTCAGTCTTTTGTTTTGATATGGACTCAACCGTGATCCAAGAAGAAGTCATAGATGAGTTGGCAAGACGCCATGGTGTCTTTGAAGAAGTGGCAAGAGTTACCAAAGAGGCGATGGAAGGTGGGATCTCATTTGATGAAGCATTGCGCAAACGCGTAAAACTATTGCAAGGATTGTCGAGGCAAAGTTTCCAGGAAGTTTATGAAAGTTTGCATTTAAACCCTGGTATGGACGTTTTGTTCGAAGAATTGCCAAAACATAAGTCAAAGATTATCATTCTGAGTGGTGGATTTCAGCCCATTTTGACTTTGTTTGCTAAAAAATATCCGATTTCCTTTTTCAAAGCAAATGAATTGCAAGAAGAGAATGGACACTTTACCGGTGAAATTTTGGGTGAGATCATCAACAAAGAGAAAAAAGCTTTTTATCTCAAGGAGTATGTGGAGTCACACAAAATACCTACCACACAAACAGTAGGAGTTGGTGATGGTGCCAATGATGGTCTGATGTTGCGGGAGACCGCAATAGGGATAGGGTTTCACGCAAAACAAGGATTAAAGGATCAGATAAAGAATTGGATACAATTTTCGGATATGCGAGCTTTATTATTTTTGTTTAGCTCTTTGTGA
- a CDS encoding SGNH/GDSL hydrolase family protein, with protein MIKNSRPVFSKTSLFLFILSLLFSSCRTLRVKDYFHPDFTCLREAGWANQKDFKKYKELWTLKRIAFQADNQQTKQSRVVIVGNSLVFGFSPDLMKQELPGVNIVNRGIGGDMTETLLERIEEDVLSLSPEVVIIEIGGNDLIYGKCLSYSQDNTLAILDRIERKNPKTKVILIAVPPTLVPELNRIVPVFNLFLSETARNRKNVTYIEVWNEMRQKDAPVIDADFVRPNGDPIHFNERGYQVWGKKLRPLL; from the coding sequence ATGATAAAGAATAGCAGACCAGTTTTTTCTAAAACATCTCTATTTTTATTCATCCTTTCTCTTCTCTTTAGTTCTTGCCGAACTCTTAGAGTCAAAGACTACTTCCATCCTGACTTCACCTGCTTACGAGAGGCAGGTTGGGCCAACCAAAAAGACTTCAAAAAATACAAAGAGCTTTGGACCTTAAAGCGCATAGCATTCCAAGCTGACAACCAACAGACCAAACAAAGCCGTGTCGTGATCGTGGGAAATAGTCTAGTGTTTGGTTTTTCACCTGATCTCATGAAACAAGAGTTACCTGGTGTAAATATCGTCAACCGAGGAATAGGCGGCGATATGACAGAAACACTATTAGAAAGAATCGAAGAAGATGTACTTTCTCTTTCGCCCGAAGTCGTCATCATTGAAATTGGTGGCAATGACCTCATTTATGGGAAGTGCCTATCCTATTCGCAGGACAACACTTTGGCTATCCTAGACAGGATTGAACGCAAAAACCCAAAAACGAAAGTAATCCTAATCGCCGTTCCACCAACGCTAGTGCCTGAACTAAACCGCATTGTTCCAGTGTTCAATCTGTTCCTTTCAGAAACAGCAAGGAACCGTAAAAATGTCACCTACATAGAAGTATGGAATGAGATGCGTCAAAAAGATGCACCAGTTATCGATGCAGACTTTGTCCGTCCGAATGGAGACCCGATACACTTCAATGAAAGAGGATACCAAGTTTGGGGGAAAAAGCTTAGGCCTCTCTTGTAA
- a CDS encoding MFS transporter — MQKPSLPFSKQVAYAVGQLGWSTLINIIGLHQVYFYLPPAPKAGEDCFPDLIAKVAFFGLSTIGVVAAVGRLWDGITDPLVANSSDRFSSRFGRRIPFLALGGVPAAVFCWLIFVPPHHYVSSGNLIWMTCFMLLFYLFLTVYVTPYFALIPELGHNPNERLNLSTYISVTYALGIIVASTEPIIGNILKANFVFDQDPALQMLIARQYALGILCAFAAICMYFPVFAISEKTYCESEPSSVPFREAIVLTFKNKNFRYFALSDLCYFLALTVLTTGISYYVTVLLQLERDFVTQLLTIMLLVSFAFYPVVNLVAKRIGKKKTVLIGFYIFLGLFLSIYFIGKNTLPISPYIQGYMIVGIAAVPIAILGILPNAILADIAELDALKTGSKREGLFYAGRTFMQKLGQTLAVLIFSSLILIGLDQEGKKNVSPNVTGILAPSVAENVEKQNKTESDSGKNQGSSQENEQKKTSSMIPCKVEQEESGGELGVRLTGPLASLFCLLAIFLFGKYKEEETLEEIAKIRAQ; from the coding sequence ATGCAAAAGCCATCTCTTCCCTTTTCCAAACAAGTTGCCTACGCTGTAGGCCAATTGGGTTGGTCGACTTTGATCAACATCATCGGACTCCACCAGGTATATTTTTATCTGCCACCAGCTCCAAAAGCGGGAGAAGATTGTTTCCCTGATCTCATAGCGAAAGTCGCCTTTTTTGGGCTCTCTACAATTGGTGTTGTGGCGGCAGTAGGACGATTATGGGATGGGATCACGGATCCTTTGGTCGCCAATAGTTCCGATCGATTCTCTTCTCGATTTGGCCGAAGAATCCCGTTCCTAGCCTTGGGTGGAGTGCCTGCGGCAGTCTTCTGCTGGTTGATCTTTGTCCCTCCACACCATTATGTGTCTTCGGGTAACTTGATCTGGATGACATGCTTCATGCTCCTATTTTACCTCTTCCTCACTGTATATGTAACTCCTTACTTTGCCTTAATTCCTGAGTTAGGACACAACCCAAATGAAAGGCTCAACCTCTCAACATACATTTCCGTAACCTATGCTCTTGGTATCATCGTTGCCTCCACTGAGCCTATCATAGGAAATATTCTGAAAGCAAACTTCGTCTTTGACCAAGACCCCGCCTTACAGATGCTCATTGCACGTCAATATGCTCTCGGGATACTTTGTGCATTTGCTGCGATTTGTATGTATTTCCCTGTCTTTGCTATCTCTGAGAAGACATACTGCGAATCGGAACCATCTAGCGTACCGTTTCGTGAAGCAATCGTCCTTACCTTTAAAAATAAAAACTTTCGTTACTTTGCACTTTCCGATCTTTGTTATTTCCTTGCTCTCACTGTACTCACAACAGGCATTTCCTATTACGTGACTGTATTGTTGCAATTGGAGAGGGACTTTGTTACCCAACTACTCACCATTATGCTTTTGGTTTCCTTTGCCTTTTACCCTGTTGTCAATTTAGTGGCAAAGCGCATTGGTAAAAAGAAGACTGTATTGATTGGATTTTATATTTTCTTAGGATTGTTTCTTTCCATCTATTTCATAGGTAAAAACACTTTGCCCATTTCCCCATATATCCAAGGTTATATGATTGTTGGGATAGCGGCAGTTCCTATTGCAATTTTGGGTATTCTTCCTAATGCTATTCTTGCAGACATTGCAGAATTAGATGCCCTAAAAACAGGCTCGAAACGTGAAGGTTTGTTTTACGCAGGTAGAACCTTTATGCAAAAGCTAGGACAAACACTAGCAGTATTGATTTTCTCCTCTTTGATTCTCATAGGTTTGGACCAAGAAGGCAAAAAAAATGTGTCACCTAACGTAACTGGAATCTTAGCTCCCTCGGTTGCAGAAAATGTTGAGAAACAAAATAAAACTGAATCCGATTCAGGCAAGAACCAAGGTTCAAGCCAAGAAAATGAGCAGAAAAAAACGTCTAGTATGATACCATGTAAGGTAGAACAAGAAGAAAGTGGTGGTGAACTTGGGGTTCGTTTGACGGGACCACTGGCTTCTCTTTTCTGTCTCTTGGCCATTTTCCTCTTTGGCAAATACAAAGAGGAAGAGACCTTAGAAGAGATTGCCAAGATAAGGGCTCAGTAA